In one window of Burkholderia sp. NRF60-BP8 DNA:
- a CDS encoding DUF969 domain-containing protein gives MLVLIGVPIVVIGFALRFNALLVVTIAGLATGLAGGLNLVDIVGAFGKAFAENRYMGLIWLTLPVIALLERNGLKEQAKRMISRVQAATTGRVLMLYFVLRQATAALGLTSLGGHAQMVRPLIAPMAEAAAVSRHGELPESVRQQIRAHASGADNVAVFFGEDIFIAIQSILLIKGFLEQNGIAIEPLHLSVWAIPTAIAALLIHCTRLALLDRRLARGFGLVKQEGAR, from the coding sequence ATGCTGGTGCTGATTGGGGTGCCGATCGTCGTGATCGGCTTCGCGCTGCGCTTCAATGCGCTGCTGGTGGTCACGATCGCGGGGCTCGCGACGGGGCTGGCGGGCGGGCTGAATCTCGTCGACATCGTCGGCGCGTTCGGCAAGGCGTTCGCCGAGAACCGCTACATGGGGCTGATCTGGCTCACGCTGCCGGTGATCGCGCTGCTCGAGCGCAACGGGCTCAAGGAGCAGGCGAAGCGGATGATCTCGCGCGTGCAGGCGGCCACCACGGGCCGCGTACTGATGCTGTATTTCGTGCTGCGCCAGGCGACGGCCGCGCTCGGTCTCACGTCGCTCGGCGGCCACGCGCAGATGGTGCGGCCGCTGATCGCGCCGATGGCCGAGGCCGCCGCGGTCAGCCGGCACGGCGAGCTGCCCGAGTCGGTGCGCCAGCAGATCCGCGCGCACGCGTCGGGCGCCGACAACGTCGCCGTGTTCTTCGGCGAGGACATCTTCATCGCGATCCAGTCGATCCTGCTGATCAAGGGCTTTCTCGAACAGAACGGCATCGCCATCGAGCCGCTGCACCTGTCGGTGTGGGCGATCCCGACCGCGATCGCCGCGCTGCTGATTCACTGCACGCGCCTCGCGCTGCTCGACCGCCGGCTCGCGCGCGGCTTCGGCCTGGTGAAGCAGGAGGGCGCGCGATGA
- a CDS encoding DUF979 domain-containing protein, giving the protein MIGLESLYTLAGLMFAAFAYFNLTDRTNPRRVVNFAFWAIYAVTFLFGALLPHFVTGCLAIALALIAGSGKLGRGRSDEAGEAAAVRRETLAQRFGNRLFLPALLIPVVTLIGTFALKLVPFVDPKSVTLISLVLGTIVAFVVALAMLRDSPVHALKEARHTMDAVGWAAILPQMLAALGALFAIAGVGGVVSGLVKEWVPIDSPFAVVAAYTVGMALFTMIMGNGFAAFPVMTAGIGLPLIVHQFHGNPAIMGAIGMLSGFCGTLMTPMAANFNIVPAALLELKDKNGVIKVQWPTAVLLLAVNTLLMYAFVFRF; this is encoded by the coding sequence ATGATCGGCCTCGAATCGCTGTACACGCTCGCGGGGCTGATGTTCGCCGCGTTCGCGTACTTCAACCTGACGGACCGCACGAACCCGCGGCGCGTCGTCAATTTCGCGTTCTGGGCCATCTACGCGGTCACGTTCCTGTTCGGCGCGCTGCTACCGCATTTCGTCACGGGCTGCCTCGCGATCGCGCTTGCGCTGATCGCCGGTTCGGGCAAGCTCGGCCGCGGCCGGTCGGACGAGGCCGGCGAAGCGGCGGCCGTGCGGCGCGAGACGCTCGCGCAACGCTTCGGCAACCGGTTGTTCCTGCCGGCGCTGCTGATTCCGGTCGTCACGCTGATCGGCACGTTCGCGCTGAAACTCGTGCCGTTCGTCGACCCGAAGAGCGTGACGCTGATCTCGCTCGTGCTGGGCACGATCGTCGCGTTCGTCGTCGCGCTCGCGATGCTGCGCGATTCCCCCGTGCATGCGCTGAAGGAAGCGCGCCATACGATGGATGCGGTCGGCTGGGCCGCGATCCTGCCGCAAATGCTCGCGGCGCTCGGCGCGCTGTTCGCGATCGCGGGCGTCGGCGGGGTGGTGTCGGGGCTCGTGAAGGAATGGGTGCCGATCGATTCGCCGTTCGCGGTGGTCGCCGCCTACACGGTCGGCATGGCGCTGTTCACGATGATCATGGGCAACGGCTTCGCCGCGTTCCCGGTGATGACGGCGGGCATCGGCCTGCCGCTGATCGTCCATCAGTTCCACGGCAACCCGGCGATCATGGGCGCGATCGGGATGCTGAGCGGCTTCTGCGGTACGCTGATGACGCCGATGGCCGCGAACTTCAACATCGTGCCCGCGGCGCTGCTCGAACTGAAGGACAAGAACGGCGTGATCAAGGTGCAGTGGCCGACGGCCGTGCTGCTGCTGGCCGTGAACACGCTGCTGATGTACGCGTTCGTATTCCGCTTCTGA
- a CDS encoding DUF2891 domain-containing protein, with product MTDRLTSELASKFASLALAHLTREYPNKLTHALEGPHDVQGPRALHPIFYGSYDWHSCVHGYWLVLRVLERYPALPEAERIVATVDAHFTDANVAGERAYLARPHNAGFERPYGWAWLLALAAQLERLALKGVLPQAARWAKTMAPLADLFVSRFETFLPKATYPLRVGTHFNTAFALALALDFARDTQRDGLAALIVDTAKRWHLNDVACQAWEPSGDEFLSPALMEAELMRRVLPAAEFDGWFARFLPDLARGKPATLFEPATVSDRSDGKIAHLDGLNLSRAWCQRSLAGALPADDARRAKLLDAADRHLASALAHVAGDYMGEHWLATFALLALDA from the coding sequence ATGACCGACCGACTCACTTCCGAACTCGCGTCGAAATTCGCGTCGCTCGCGCTCGCGCATCTGACCCGCGAATATCCGAACAAGCTCACGCATGCGCTCGAAGGTCCGCACGACGTGCAGGGGCCGCGCGCATTGCACCCGATCTTCTACGGCAGCTACGACTGGCACTCGTGCGTGCACGGCTACTGGCTCGTGCTGCGCGTGCTCGAACGCTACCCGGCATTGCCGGAAGCCGAACGCATCGTCGCGACCGTCGACGCGCATTTCACCGACGCGAACGTCGCCGGCGAGCGCGCGTATCTCGCGCGGCCGCACAACGCCGGCTTCGAGCGGCCGTACGGCTGGGCGTGGCTGCTCGCGCTCGCCGCGCAGCTCGAGCGGCTCGCGCTGAAGGGCGTGCTGCCGCAGGCCGCGCGCTGGGCGAAGACGATGGCGCCGCTGGCCGACCTGTTCGTGTCGCGCTTCGAGACTTTCCTGCCGAAGGCGACCTATCCGCTGCGTGTCGGCACGCACTTCAACACCGCGTTCGCGCTGGCGCTCGCGCTCGATTTCGCACGCGACACGCAGCGCGACGGGCTTGCCGCGCTGATCGTCGATACCGCGAAGCGCTGGCACCTGAACGACGTCGCATGCCAGGCGTGGGAGCCGTCGGGGGACGAATTCCTGTCGCCCGCGCTGATGGAGGCCGAACTGATGCGGCGCGTGCTGCCGGCCGCCGAATTCGACGGCTGGTTCGCGCGCTTCCTGCCCGACCTCGCGCGCGGCAAGCCCGCGACGCTGTTCGAACCGGCGACCGTCAGCGACCGTAGCGACGGCAAGATCGCGCACCTCGACGGGCTGAACCTGAGCCGCGCGTGGTGCCAGCGTTCGCTGGCCGGTGCGCTGCCGGCAGACGATGCACGGCGTGCGAAGCTGCTCGACGCGGCCGACCGGCATCTCGCGAGCGCACTCGCGCACGTGGCCGGCGACTACATGGGCGAGCACTGGCTCGCGACGTTCGCGTTGCTCGCGCTGGACGCATAG
- a CDS encoding asparaginase: MDTPRAAVVTYRGNAIENTHVAHVAIVDARGRLLARFGDPFRMTLARSAAKPAQALSVIETGAPERFGFDDADIALMCASHSSEDRHIERTRAMLEKVDAHESDLRCGGHPPLSDAVYRSWIKRDYTPTGVCSNCSGKHVGMLAGARAIGAAIADYHLPDHPMQVRVKHAVADACGLRDDEVDWGIDGCNLPTPAFSLDRLARLYASLADGADAVEAGGALTDRVRALARIHRAMTAYPELVAGDGRYCTVLMNAFGGQVVGKLGADACYGIGVRASERTRQLGADGALGISVKIEDGNLDVLYMVVSEILERLQIGTAEQRAQLAGFHRPPMLNTQGVEFGHATFPFELQAA, translated from the coding sequence ATGGACACCCCACGCGCAGCGGTCGTCACGTACCGCGGCAATGCGATCGAGAACACGCACGTCGCCCACGTGGCGATCGTCGATGCACGCGGCCGGCTGCTGGCCCGGTTCGGCGATCCGTTCCGGATGACGCTCGCGCGCTCGGCCGCCAAGCCGGCCCAGGCGCTGTCGGTGATCGAGACGGGCGCGCCGGAACGTTTCGGCTTCGACGACGCGGACATCGCGCTGATGTGCGCGTCGCACAGCAGCGAGGACCGTCACATCGAACGCACGCGCGCGATGCTCGAGAAGGTCGACGCGCACGAATCGGATTTGCGCTGCGGCGGCCATCCGCCGTTGTCCGACGCGGTCTACCGGTCGTGGATCAAGCGCGACTACACGCCGACCGGCGTCTGCAGCAACTGTTCGGGCAAGCATGTCGGGATGCTGGCGGGTGCGCGCGCGATCGGCGCCGCGATCGCCGATTACCATCTGCCCGACCATCCGATGCAGGTGCGCGTGAAGCACGCGGTGGCCGACGCGTGCGGCCTGCGCGACGACGAAGTCGACTGGGGCATCGACGGCTGCAACCTGCCGACGCCGGCGTTCTCGCTGGATCGGCTGGCGCGCCTGTACGCGTCGCTGGCCGACGGCGCGGACGCGGTGGAAGCGGGCGGCGCGCTCACCGATCGCGTGCGTGCACTGGCGCGCATTCACCGCGCGATGACCGCCTATCCGGAACTGGTCGCAGGCGACGGGCGCTATTGCACGGTGCTGATGAACGCGTTCGGCGGGCAGGTGGTCGGCAAGCTCGGCGCGGATGCGTGCTACGGGATCGGCGTGCGTGCGTCCGAACGCACGCGGCAACTCGGCGCGGACGGCGCACTCGGCATCTCGGTGAAGATCGAGGACGGCAATCTCGACGTGCTCTATATGGTCGTCAGCGAAATCCTCGAGCGGCTGCAGATCGGCACGGCCGAGCAGCGCGCGCAACTGGCCGGTTTCCACCGGCCGCCGATGCTCAACACGCAGGGCGTCGAGTTCGGGCACGCGACGTTCCCGTTCGAATTGCAGGCGGCCTGA
- a CDS encoding LysR family transcriptional regulator — protein MKKGARETGIDHLGAMRAFVRVVETGSFSAVAKEMHVSTSTVARKVTAIEEALGVALLHRSTHSVTLTEAGHIYLERAVTLIADLDDTLRVVAELNAQPSGPLKLTAPVAFGRRHLAPLIAPFLARYPTIQLDVRLTDNHNDLVAGGFDLDIHEGENYLDNLVVHRLSRNDSILCATPGYLDRCGRPATPDDLKHHNCLRYVHPEGDPRWALVRGNTQHSVLPAGNLVTDHSELLLEATCAGLGIAEFEIWLVRDLLASGQLEAVLPRYRLQNRLTGEFIYIAYLANRRSSAKLRVLKDFLAEHLAHIGELSERELAKIRDARA, from the coding sequence ATGAAAAAAGGCGCGAGAGAAACCGGCATCGATCACCTCGGCGCGATGCGCGCGTTCGTGCGCGTGGTCGAAACGGGGAGTTTTTCGGCGGTCGCGAAGGAGATGCACGTGTCGACGTCGACGGTCGCGCGCAAGGTGACGGCGATCGAGGAGGCGCTCGGGGTCGCGCTGCTGCACCGCTCGACGCACAGCGTGACGCTCACCGAAGCCGGCCATATCTATCTGGAGCGCGCGGTCACGCTGATCGCCGATCTCGACGACACGCTGCGCGTCGTCGCCGAGCTGAACGCGCAGCCGAGCGGCCCGCTGAAGCTCACCGCGCCGGTCGCGTTCGGCCGCCGCCATCTCGCGCCGCTGATCGCGCCGTTTCTGGCGCGCTATCCGACGATCCAGCTCGACGTGCGGCTCACCGACAACCACAACGACCTCGTGGCCGGTGGCTTCGATCTCGACATCCACGAAGGCGAGAACTACCTGGACAACCTGGTCGTCCACCGGCTGTCGCGCAACGACAGCATCCTGTGCGCGACGCCCGGCTACCTCGACCGCTGCGGACGCCCGGCGACGCCGGACGACCTGAAGCACCACAACTGCCTGCGCTACGTGCATCCGGAAGGCGATCCGCGCTGGGCGCTCGTGCGCGGCAACACGCAGCACAGCGTGCTGCCGGCCGGCAATCTCGTCACCGACCATTCGGAGTTGCTGCTGGAAGCGACCTGCGCGGGGCTCGGCATCGCGGAATTCGAGATCTGGCTGGTGCGCGACCTGCTCGCGAGCGGCCAACTCGAAGCCGTGCTGCCGCGCTATCGGCTGCAGAACCGGCTGACCGGCGAGTTCATCTACATCGCGTATCTGGCGAACCGGCGCAGCTCGGCGAAGCTGCGCGTGCTGAAGGATTTTCTCGCGGAACACCTCGCGCACATCGGCGAGCTGTCGGAGCGGGAGCTGGCGAAGATTCGCGACGCACGCGCGTAG
- the aspA gene encoding aspartate ammonia-lyase, which produces MSENGFRVEADLLGKRSIPDAAYYGVHTLRAKENFDISGRTIASLPYLVMALAAVKEAAADANCELGLLPRPYRDAIAAACVEIREGRLHDQFVVDVIQGGAGTSTNMNANEVICNRALEIMGHARGQYEYLHPNEHVNLAQSTNDVYPTAIRIATCFAVEHLLEAMARLRDAFAERADAFAGLLKLGRTQLQDAVPMTLGQEFSTYAVMLTEDIARLQEAGWLIREINLGATAIGTGITAHPQYAEKALAALRRITGLDLSTAPNLIEATQDCGAFVQVSGVLKRIAVKLSKICNDLRLLSSGPRAGFGEINLPPVQAGSSIMPGKVNPVIPEVVNQVAFEVFGNDVTITFAAEAGQLQLNAFEPVIASALFRSFSHLTAACTTLAQRCVSGITANPERLRETMERSVALATALNPYIGYKRATAVAAEAHESGKSIREVVLAHGLMTDAQLDEALQPEALIRPRAY; this is translated from the coding sequence ATGAGCGAAAACGGCTTCCGCGTCGAAGCGGATCTTTTAGGCAAACGAAGTATTCCGGACGCCGCCTATTACGGCGTCCACACGCTGCGCGCGAAAGAGAATTTCGACATTTCGGGCCGCACCATTGCGTCGCTGCCGTACCTCGTGATGGCGCTCGCGGCCGTGAAGGAAGCGGCGGCCGACGCCAACTGCGAACTGGGCCTGCTGCCGCGGCCGTACCGCGATGCGATCGCCGCCGCGTGCGTCGAGATCCGCGAAGGGCGGCTGCACGACCAGTTCGTCGTCGACGTCATCCAGGGCGGCGCCGGCACGTCGACCAACATGAACGCGAACGAGGTGATCTGCAACCGCGCGCTCGAAATCATGGGGCACGCGCGCGGGCAGTACGAATATCTGCATCCGAACGAGCACGTCAATCTCGCGCAGAGCACCAACGACGTGTATCCGACCGCGATCCGGATCGCGACGTGCTTCGCGGTCGAACATCTGCTCGAAGCGATGGCGCGGCTGCGCGATGCGTTCGCGGAGCGGGCCGATGCGTTCGCCGGTTTGCTCAAGCTCGGCCGCACCCAGTTGCAGGACGCGGTGCCGATGACGCTCGGCCAGGAATTCTCGACCTACGCGGTCATGCTGACGGAAGACATCGCGCGGCTGCAGGAGGCCGGCTGGCTGATTCGCGAGATCAACCTCGGCGCGACCGCGATCGGCACGGGCATCACCGCGCACCCGCAGTACGCGGAGAAGGCGCTGGCCGCGCTGCGCCGGATCACCGGGCTCGACCTGAGCACCGCGCCGAACCTGATCGAGGCGACGCAGGATTGCGGCGCGTTCGTCCAGGTGTCGGGCGTGCTCAAGCGGATCGCCGTCAAGCTGTCGAAGATCTGCAACGACCTGCGGCTGCTGTCGAGCGGCCCGCGCGCGGGCTTCGGCGAGATCAACCTGCCGCCGGTGCAGGCCGGCTCGTCGATCATGCCCGGCAAGGTGAATCCGGTGATCCCGGAAGTCGTCAACCAGGTCGCGTTCGAGGTGTTCGGCAACGACGTGACCATCACCTTCGCGGCCGAGGCCGGCCAGCTTCAGCTCAACGCGTTCGAACCGGTGATCGCCAGCGCGCTGTTCCGCAGCTTCAGCCACCTGACGGCCGCGTGCACGACGCTCGCGCAGCGATGCGTGAGCGGCATCACCGCGAATCCCGAGCGGCTGCGCGAGACGATGGAGCGCTCGGTCGCGCTCGCCACCGCGCTGAATCCGTACATCGGCTACAAGCGCGCAACCGCCGTGGCCGCCGAAGCGCACGAGAGCGGCAAGTCGATCCGCGAAGTCGTGCTGGCTCACGGATTGATGACCGACGCGCAACTGGACGAGGCGCTGCAGCCCGAAGCGTTGATCCGGCCGCGCGCCTACTGA
- a CDS encoding amino acid permease → MKHASERPADTAGGADPRHADRDAMFASHEAGYEQKLKPRHVQMIAMGGAIGTGLFLGAGGRLQSAGPALALVYLVCGVFAFLIMRALGELVMHRPTSGSFVSYAREFMGERASFVAGWMYYLNWATTGIVDITAVAIYMKYWAVFTDVPQWVFALGALGIVSVMNMIGVKVFGEMEFWFSIVKVGTLALFLAVGAVFLASGHPVAGQMPGLHLVADHGGIFPHGILPAVLIVQGVVFAYASIELVGVAAGETADARKVLPKAINSVMWRIALFYVGSVVLLTMLLPWTAYSAHESPFVTFFGKLGVPYVGTVMNVVVLTAALSSLNSGLYSTGRVLRSLAMGGSAPRFVSRMNARGVPYGGILVTVAVNAIGVPLNYIVPAQAFEIVLNMASLGIITTWGFIVMCQILFRRAVDRGELSPVSFRMPGAPFTSWLTLGFLVSVLVLMAFDYPGGTWTVAMIPVVVLALVVGWKLAKRGAVREQAAAMPATARAVAEPAQNA, encoded by the coding sequence ATGAAGCACGCCAGCGAGCGCCCGGCCGACACGGCCGGCGGCGCCGATCCCCGTCATGCCGACCGCGATGCGATGTTCGCGTCGCACGAAGCCGGCTATGAACAGAAGTTGAAGCCGCGCCACGTGCAGATGATCGCGATGGGCGGCGCGATCGGCACCGGCCTGTTCCTCGGCGCGGGCGGCCGCCTGCAGAGTGCGGGGCCCGCGCTGGCGCTCGTGTATCTCGTGTGCGGCGTGTTCGCGTTCCTGATCATGCGCGCGCTCGGCGAGCTGGTGATGCACCGGCCGACCAGCGGCAGCTTCGTGTCGTACGCACGGGAGTTCATGGGCGAGCGCGCGTCGTTCGTCGCGGGCTGGATGTACTACCTGAACTGGGCGACGACCGGCATCGTCGACATCACCGCGGTCGCGATCTACATGAAGTACTGGGCCGTGTTCACCGACGTGCCGCAATGGGTGTTCGCGCTCGGCGCGCTCGGGATCGTGTCGGTGATGAACATGATCGGCGTGAAGGTGTTCGGCGAGATGGAGTTCTGGTTCTCGATCGTCAAGGTCGGGACGCTCGCGCTGTTCCTCGCGGTCGGCGCCGTGTTTCTCGCGAGCGGGCACCCGGTCGCCGGCCAGATGCCGGGGCTGCATCTCGTCGCGGATCACGGCGGGATCTTCCCGCACGGCATCCTGCCGGCCGTGCTGATCGTGCAGGGCGTGGTGTTCGCCTACGCGAGCATCGAGCTCGTCGGCGTCGCGGCGGGCGAGACCGCCGATGCGCGCAAGGTGTTGCCGAAGGCGATCAACAGCGTGATGTGGCGTATCGCGCTGTTCTACGTCGGCTCGGTCGTGCTGCTGACGATGCTGCTGCCGTGGACCGCGTACAGCGCGCACGAAAGCCCGTTCGTGACGTTCTTCGGCAAGCTCGGCGTGCCGTACGTCGGCACGGTGATGAACGTCGTGGTGCTGACCGCCGCGCTGTCGAGCCTGAATTCCGGCCTCTATTCGACCGGGCGCGTGCTGCGCTCGCTCGCGATGGGCGGCTCCGCGCCGCGCTTCGTGTCGCGGATGAACGCGCGCGGCGTGCCCTATGGCGGCATCCTCGTCACGGTCGCGGTCAATGCGATCGGCGTGCCGCTGAACTACATCGTGCCGGCGCAGGCGTTCGAGATCGTGCTGAACATGGCGTCGCTCGGGATCATCACGACCTGGGGCTTCATCGTGATGTGCCAGATCCTGTTCCGTCGCGCGGTCGATCGCGGCGAACTGAGCCCGGTGTCGTTCCGGATGCCCGGCGCGCCGTTCACGTCGTGGCTCACGCTCGGGTTCCTGGTCAGCGTGCTGGTGCTGATGGCGTTCGATTATCCGGGCGGCACGTGGACCGTCGCGATGATTCCGGTCGTCGTGCTCGCGCTGGTGGTCGGCTGGAAGCTGGCGAAGCGCGGCGCCGTGCGCGAGCAGGCGGCGGCGATGCCCGCAACGGCGCGCGCCGTTGCCGAGCCTGCGCAGAACGCGTAA
- a CDS encoding alpha/beta hydrolase, whose product MTDVLPLTTDPESGLQYRLRPAAGRPAARLLLLHGVGGNETNLLNVADAIDPRIEIAFVRGPLTFGPNQHAWFPVRFGPNGPEIDAARADASRVQLIALLHALRARDGAAPASATVIAGFSQGGIMSASVGLTSPGDVSAFAVLCGRILPEIDPLIAPRDALRPLHALIVHGRFDDKLPAAWADKADAKLAALGVAHDTRLYAAGHELTAEMAGDFGRWVGERAGLNRT is encoded by the coding sequence ATGACCGACGTCCTGCCGCTGACCACCGATCCCGAATCCGGGCTGCAGTACCGGCTGCGCCCGGCCGCCGGCCGCCCCGCCGCGCGCCTGTTGCTGCTGCACGGCGTCGGCGGCAACGAAACCAACCTGCTGAACGTGGCCGACGCGATCGATCCGCGCATCGAAATCGCGTTCGTGCGCGGCCCGCTCACGTTCGGGCCGAATCAGCATGCATGGTTTCCGGTGCGTTTCGGCCCGAACGGCCCTGAAATCGATGCGGCGCGTGCCGACGCGAGCCGCGTGCAACTGATCGCGCTGCTGCACGCGCTCCGCGCGCGGGATGGCGCGGCCCCCGCGTCGGCAACCGTGATCGCCGGCTTCAGCCAGGGCGGCATCATGAGCGCGAGCGTCGGCCTCACGTCGCCGGGCGACGTGAGCGCGTTCGCCGTGCTGTGCGGGCGCATCCTGCCGGAAATCGATCCGCTGATCGCGCCGCGCGATGCGCTTCGCCCGCTGCACGCGTTGATCGTGCATGGCCGCTTCGACGACAAGCTGCCCGCCGCGTGGGCGGACAAGGCCGATGCGAAACTCGCCGCGCTCGGTGTCGCGCACGACACGCGGCTGTATGCGGCCGGACACGAGCTGACCGCGGAGATGGCCGGCGATTTCGGCCGATGGGTCGGCGAGCGCGCCGGCTTGAACCGGACTTGA
- a CDS encoding antitoxin yields the protein MDTAKIFKHGGSQAVRLPKDFRFDTAEVRIRRHGASVILEPVPQDWAWLTPLIGPVDADFEAAATTQPSAQERSGLDVFE from the coding sequence ATGGATACGGCAAAGATCTTCAAGCATGGCGGCTCGCAGGCCGTCCGGCTGCCGAAGGATTTCCGCTTCGATACGGCCGAGGTGCGCATCCGCCGCCATGGGGCGTCCGTCATTCTTGAACCGGTGCCGCAAGACTGGGCATGGCTGACACCGCTGATCGGCCCGGTCGACGCCGATTTCGAGGCTGCCGCGACCACGCAGCCGTCCGCTCAGGAGCGTTCGGGCCTGGATGTGTTCGAATGA
- a CDS encoding type II toxin-antitoxin system VapC family toxin: MKFLLDTNAVIAILKGEPAMLARLHAWQPADFGIPAIVAHELYYGAYKSRRAAANVARVDALQFEVVPFDTEDAQHAGEIRAHLIAAGAPIGPYDALIAGQVRARHLVLVTHNVRGFGRVPRLQFEDWLAEPNEG, encoded by the coding sequence ATGAAGTTCCTGCTGGACACCAACGCGGTGATCGCCATTCTCAAGGGCGAGCCGGCGATGCTGGCCCGTCTGCATGCGTGGCAGCCGGCCGATTTCGGGATTCCTGCGATCGTCGCGCATGAGCTTTATTACGGCGCGTACAAGAGCCGGCGAGCGGCAGCGAACGTCGCGCGTGTCGACGCGCTTCAGTTCGAGGTCGTACCGTTCGACACCGAGGACGCGCAGCATGCGGGCGAAATTCGTGCACATCTGATCGCGGCCGGCGCGCCGATCGGCCCTTACGACGCGTTGATCGCAGGGCAGGTGCGCGCCCGGCATCTCGTGCTCGTCACGCACAACGTCCGCGGATTCGGGCGGGTTCCGCGGTTGCAATTCGAGGACTGGCTCGCCGAACCGAACGAAGGCTGA